A portion of the Meriones unguiculatus strain TT.TT164.6M chromosome 11, Bangor_MerUng_6.1, whole genome shotgun sequence genome contains these proteins:
- the Hspa6 gene encoding LOW QUALITY PROTEIN: heat shock 70 kDa protein 6 (The sequence of the model RefSeq protein was modified relative to this genomic sequence to represent the inferred CDS: inserted 4 bases in 3 codons; deleted 3 bases in 2 codons; substituted 1 base at 1 genomic stop codon): MRFLSGWRHLRSLLVLGLTLSPLVSSTVKATPGGRHLSGGNLPNRMLTYFFEEFRRKHGEITLSGREPKRTLSSSTQSTLEMGSLFEGVGFYMSITPARFEELCSDLFCKPLEPVEKAPRDAKLAKAQIHEVILVGGSTCVSKVQKRLXDFSNENISCDEFMANATAXQVAVLMDQEKVQDLLLLDATPLPVPADGEGVTTLIXVPTKQTHAFTTYSDDQPGFLTRSYEDHMRLLSVLKDNNLLSNGIPPTSCGIPQIKINVVIDARGILSATGAADGSPGKVDEITITSGKGQLSKKEVGRMTPEAEQRKAEDEIQRDSVAAKNSPEVHVFIVKSSLQEDSLRGKTXQEVLAWLERSQLADKECVRQRRARELICCPVFSGAGVPGGSSRAQAGQGRPGTGLITEDADGLPRNTFAEREK, from the exons ATGCGCTTTTTATCTGGGTGGAGGCACCTTCGATCTCT GCTCGTGCTGGGCCTAACACTATCTCCCCTGGTGTCTTCGACCGTGAAGGCTACACCTGGAGGCAGACATCTAAGCGGAGGGAACTTACCCAACCGGATGCTGACTTATTTCTTTGAGGAGTTCCGGCGCAAGCATGGGGAGATT ACACTGTCTGGGAGGGAGCCAAAGCGTACGCTGTCATCCAGCACCCAGTCTACTTTGGAGATGGGCTCCTTGTTCGAAGGTGTGGGCTTCTACATGTCCATTACTCCTGCCCGCTTTGAAGAGCTGTGCTCTGACCTTTTCTGCAAGCCCCTGGAGCCTGTGGAGAAGGCCCCTAGAGATGCCAAGCTGGCCAAGGCCCAAATCCATGAGGTCATCCTGGTGGGTGGTTCTACCTGTGTCTCTAAGGTGCAGAAGCGTCTTTAagacttttccaatgaaaacatcAGCTGCGATGAGTTCATGGCTAATGCGACTG TGCAGGTGGCTGTGTTGATGGACCAGGAGAAGGTTCAGGATCTCCTCCTGCTGGATGCGACTCCTCTCCCTGTCCCAGCAGACGGTGAAGGGGTGACCACATTAA CTGTCCCTACCAAACAGACCCATGCCTTCACTACTTACTCTGACGACCAGCCTGGGTTCCTGACCCGATCATATGAGGATCATATGAGGTTGTTATCCGTGCTGAAGGATAACAACCTGCTGAGTAATGGCATCCCTCCCACCTCATGTGGCATCCCCCAGATCAAAATAAATGTTGTCATCGATGCCAGAGGTATTCTGAGCGCCACTGGC GCCGCTGACGGGAGTCCAGGCAAAGTGGACGAGATCACTATTACCAGCGGCAAAGGCCAGCTCAGCAAGAAGGAAGTGGGGAGGATGACTCCCGAGGCTGAACAGCGCAAGGCTGAGGATGAAATCCAGAGGGACAGCGTGGCTGCCAAAAACTCCCCGGAAGTCCACGTCTTCATTGTGAAGAGTTCCTTGCAAGAAGACAGCCTTAGGGGAAAGAC TCAGGAGGTCCTGGCCTGGCTAGAGCGTAGCCAGTTGGCAGACAAGGAATGTGTGCGTCAGAGGAGGGCACGGGAGCTAATCTGCTGCCCCGTCTTCTCTGGGGCTGGTGTTCCTGGGGGCAGCAGTAGGGCTCAAGCCGGCCAGGGGAGGCCTGGTACTGGCCTCATTACTGAGGATGCTGACGG